The following proteins come from a genomic window of Bos mutus isolate GX-2022 chromosome 23, NWIPB_WYAK_1.1, whole genome shotgun sequence:
- the CUTA gene encoding protein CutA isoform X2: MGAPFPCTSADPGVDWLDPSSPLPPPEAGQTGPRGSKDWLALEVRVVRLLLSRGLRCFLITWLLPRPLCSCRCFGCRHCCLQPLAFCCYPEPCCPWLQEVPRPSPRRPRAPPMSPARSLRPLSPAPTRRSPRRSPGGDFSVKRGKGCGGEAPSSLRQPCPSDYIHL, from the exons ATGGGCGCTCCATTTCCGTGCACGTCTGCAGATCCAGGTGTTGATTGGTTGGATCCTTCTTCGCCACTCCCGCCCCCGGAGGCGGGACAAACCGGGCCACGTGGGAGCAAGGATTGGCTGGCTTTGGAGGTTAGGGTTGTCCGGCTTCTACTGTCACGTGGTCTGCGCTGTTTTCTTATCACGTGGCTGCTGCCCAG GCCGCTCTGCTCCTGTCGCTGTTTTGGATGCCGACACTGCTGCCTGCAGCCTCTCGCCTTCTGTTGCTACCCCGAGCCCTGCTGTCCATGGCTTCAGGAAGTCCCCCGGCCCAGCCCTCGTCGGCCTCGGGCTCCGCCTATGTCCCCGGCTCGGTCTCTGCGGCCTTTGTCACCTGCCCCAACGAGAAGGTCGCCAAGGAGATCGCCAGGTGGGGACTTCAGTGTGAAGCGAGGAAAG GGCTGTGGTGGAGAAGCGCCTAGCAGCCTGCGTCAACCTTGTCCCTCAGATTACATCCAT CTATGA
- the CUTA gene encoding protein CutA isoform X1 gives MRRGRAPTFLLGGGAALLLSLFWMPTLLPAASRLLLLPRALLSMASGSPPAQPSSASGSAYVPGSVSAAFVTCPNEKVAKEIARAVVEKRLAACVNLVPQITSIYEWKGKIEEDSEVLMMIKTQSSLVPALTDFVRSVHPYEVAEVIALPVEQGNFPYLQWVRQVTESVPDSSTAPL, from the exons ATGAGGCGGGGGCGGGCTCCCACATTCCTGCTCGGCGGAGGG GCCGCTCTGCTCCTGTCGCTGTTTTGGATGCCGACACTGCTGCCTGCAGCCTCTCGCCTTCTGTTGCTACCCCGAGCCCTGCTGTCCATGGCTTCAGGAAGTCCCCCGGCCCAGCCCTCGTCGGCCTCGGGCTCCGCCTATGTCCCCGGCTCGGTCTCTGCGGCCTTTGTCACCTGCCCCAACGAGAAGGTCGCCAAGGAGATCGCCAG GGCTGTGGTGGAGAAGCGCCTAGCAGCCTGCGTCAACCTTGTCCCTCAGATTACATCCAT CTATGAGTGgaaaggaaagattgaagaggacAGTGAAGTGCTGATG ATGATCAAAACCCAAAGTTCCTTGGTTCCAGCTCTGACGGATTTTGTTCG GTCTGTGCACCCTTATGAAGTGGCTGAGGTGATTGCATTGCCTGTGGAGCAGGGGAACTTCCCGTACCTGCAGTGGGTGCGCCAGGTTACAGAGTCGGTTCCTGACTCCAGTACAGCCCCGCTGTGA
- the CUTA gene encoding protein CutA isoform X3, whose protein sequence is MPTLLPAASRLLLLPRALLSMASGSPPAQPSSASGSAYVPGSVSAAFVTCPNEKVAKEIARAVVEKRLAACVNLVPQITSIYEWKGKIEEDSEVLMMIKTQSSLVPALTDFVRSVHPYEVAEVIALPVEQGNFPYLQWVRQVTESVPDSSTAPL, encoded by the exons ATGCCGACACTGCTGCCTGCAGCCTCTCGCCTTCTGTTGCTACCCCGAGCCCTGCTGTCCATGGCTTCAGGAAGTCCCCCGGCCCAGCCCTCGTCGGCCTCGGGCTCCGCCTATGTCCCCGGCTCGGTCTCTGCGGCCTTTGTCACCTGCCCCAACGAGAAGGTCGCCAAGGAGATCGCCAG GGCTGTGGTGGAGAAGCGCCTAGCAGCCTGCGTCAACCTTGTCCCTCAGATTACATCCAT CTATGAGTGgaaaggaaagattgaagaggacAGTGAAGTGCTGATG ATGATCAAAACCCAAAGTTCCTTGGTTCCAGCTCTGACGGATTTTGTTCG GTCTGTGCACCCTTATGAAGTGGCTGAGGTGATTGCATTGCCTGTGGAGCAGGGGAACTTCCCGTACCTGCAGTGGGTGCGCCAGGTTACAGAGTCGGTTCCTGACTCCAGTACAGCCCCGCTGTGA
- the PHF1 gene encoding PHD finger protein 1 isoform X2 produces MAQPPRLSRSGAPPLWDPASPAPTSGPRPRLWEGQDVLARWTDGLLYLGTIKKVDSAREVCLVQFEDDSQFLVLWKDISPAALPGEELLCCVCRSETVVPGNRLVSCEKCRHAYHQDCHVPRAPAPGEGEGASWVCRQCVFAIATKRGGALKKGPYARAMLGMKLSLPYGLKGLDWDAGHLSNRQQSYCYCGGPGEWNLKMLQCRSCLQWFHEACTQCLSKPLLYGDRFYEFECCVCRGGPEKVRRLQLRWVDVAHLVLYHLSVCCKKKYFDFDREILPFTSENWDSLLLGELSETPKGERSSKLLSALNSHKDRFISGREIKKRKCLFGLHARIPPPVEPPPGDGAPTSFPSGQGPGGGVSRPLGKRRRPEPEPLRRRQKGKMEELGPPSAVRNQPEPQEQRERARLQRALQASVSPPPSSPNQSYQGSSGYNFRPTDARCLPSPIRMFASFHPSASTAGTSGDGEPPDRSPLELHIGFPTDLPKSAPHSMTASSSSVPAPSPGVPRRSAPPSPLCRSLSPGAGGGVRGGVGYLSRGDPVRVLARRVRPDGSVQYLVEWGGGGIF; encoded by the exons ATGGCACAGCCCCCCCGGCTGAGCCGCTCTGGTGCCCCCCCACTTTGGGACCCAGCTTCCCCTGCTCCCACCTCAGGCCCCCGGCCTCGACTTTGGGAGGGTCAAGATGTGCTGGCCAGATGGACAGATGGGCTGCTATACTTGGGGACCATCAAAAAG GTGGACAGTGCTCGGGAGGTGTGTCTGGTTCAGTTTGAAGATGATTCCCAGTTTCTGGTTCTATGGAAAGACATTAGCCCTG CGGCGCTCCCTGGGGAGGAACTCCTCTGCTGTGTATGTCGCTCTGAGACTGTGGTCCCTGGGAACCGGCTGGTCAGCTGTGAGAAGTGTCGCCATG CTTATCACCAGGACTGCCACGTTCCAAGGGCCCCAGCccctggagagggagagggcgcaTCCTGGGTCTGCCGCCAGTGCGTTTTTGCCATCGCCACCAAG AGGGGGGGTGCGCTGAAGAAGGGCCCCTATGCCCGGGCCATGCTGGGCATGAAGCTCTCCCTGCCGTATGGACTGAAGGGGTTGGACTGGGACGCTGGGCATCTGAGCAACCGGCAGCAGAGCTACTGTTACTGTGGTGGCCCTGGGGA GTGGAACCTGAAGATGCTGCAGTGCCGGAGCTGCCTGCAGTGGTTCCATGAGGCCTGCACCCAGTGTCTGAGCAAGCCCCTCCTTTAcggggacag GTTCTATGAGTTTGAGTGCTGTGTGTGTCGGGGGGGCCCTGAGAAGGTCCGGAGGCTACAGCTTCGCTG GGTGGATGTGGCACATCTTGTCTTGTACCATCTCAGTGTTTGCTGTAAGAAAAAATACTTTGATTTTGACCGTGAGATCCTCCCCTTCACCTCTGAGAATTGGGACAGTTTGCTCCTTGGAGAG CTCTCAGAAACCCCCAAGGGAGAACGGTCTTCCAAGCTCCTCTCCGCTCTCAACAGCCACAAGGACCG TTTCATTTCAGGGAGGGAGATTAAGAAGAGGAAATGCTTGTTTGGTCTCCATGCTCGGATCCCTCCCCCTGTGGAGCCCCCTCCTGGAGACGGAGCCCCCACCAG CTTCCCTTcagggcagggccctgggggaggggtcTCACGTCCCCTGGGGAAGCGCCGGAGGCCGGAGCCAGAGCCCctgaggaggaggcagaaggggaAAATGGAGGAGCTGGGGCCACCCTCAGCAGTGCGCAACCAGCCCGAGCCCCAGGAGCAGAGGGAGCGGGCTCGTCTGCAAAGGGCACTGCAG gcctcagtgtctccaccACCCTCCAGCCCTAACCAGAGTTACCAGGGCAGCAGCGGCTACAACTTCCGGCCCACAGATGCCCGCTGCCTGCCCAG tCCCATCCGGATGTTCGCTTCCTTCCACCCCTCTGCCAGCACCGCAGGGACCTCTGGGGATGGTGAACCCCCAGACAG GTCACCCCTGGAACTTCACATTGGTTTCCCCACAGACCTCCCTAAAAGTGCCCCCCACTCGATGACTGCCTCATCTTCCTCagtcccagccccctccccaggtgtTCCCAGACGCTCAGCACCCCCTTCTCCCCTGTGCCGTAGTTTGtctcctggggctgggggtggagtcCGAGGTGGGGTCGGCTACCTGTCCCGTGGGGATCCTGTCCGGGTCCTTGCTCGGAGAGTGCGGCCTGATGGCTCTGTGCAGTACCTGGTtgagtggggaggtgggggcatcTTCTGA
- the PHF1 gene encoding PHD finger protein 1 isoform X1 — protein sequence MAQPPRLSRSGAPPLWDPASPAPTSGPRPRLWEGQDVLARWTDGLLYLGTIKKVDSAREVCLVQFEDDSQFLVLWKDISPAALPGEELLCCVCRSETVVPGNRLVSCEKCRHAYHQDCHVPRAPAPGEGEGASWVCRQCVFAIATKRGGALKKGPYARAMLGMKLSLPYGLKGLDWDAGHLSNRQQSYCYCGGPGEWNLKMLQCRSCLQWFHEACTQCLSKPLLYGDRFYEFECCVCRGGPEKVRRLQLRWVDVAHLVLYHLSVCCKKKYFDFDREILPFTSENWDSLLLGELSETPKGERSSKLLSALNSHKDRFISGREIKKRKCLFGLHARIPPPVEPPPGDGAPTSFPSGQGPGGGVSRPLGKRRRPEPEPLRRRQKGKMEELGPPSAVRNQPEPQEQRERARLQRALQASVSPPPSSPNQSYQGSSGYNFRPTDARCLPSSPIRMFASFHPSASTAGTSGDGEPPDRSPLELHIGFPTDLPKSAPHSMTASSSSVPAPSPGVPRRSAPPSPLCRSLSPGAGGGVRGGVGYLSRGDPVRVLARRVRPDGSVQYLVEWGGGGIF from the exons ATGGCACAGCCCCCCCGGCTGAGCCGCTCTGGTGCCCCCCCACTTTGGGACCCAGCTTCCCCTGCTCCCACCTCAGGCCCCCGGCCTCGACTTTGGGAGGGTCAAGATGTGCTGGCCAGATGGACAGATGGGCTGCTATACTTGGGGACCATCAAAAAG GTGGACAGTGCTCGGGAGGTGTGTCTGGTTCAGTTTGAAGATGATTCCCAGTTTCTGGTTCTATGGAAAGACATTAGCCCTG CGGCGCTCCCTGGGGAGGAACTCCTCTGCTGTGTATGTCGCTCTGAGACTGTGGTCCCTGGGAACCGGCTGGTCAGCTGTGAGAAGTGTCGCCATG CTTATCACCAGGACTGCCACGTTCCAAGGGCCCCAGCccctggagagggagagggcgcaTCCTGGGTCTGCCGCCAGTGCGTTTTTGCCATCGCCACCAAG AGGGGGGGTGCGCTGAAGAAGGGCCCCTATGCCCGGGCCATGCTGGGCATGAAGCTCTCCCTGCCGTATGGACTGAAGGGGTTGGACTGGGACGCTGGGCATCTGAGCAACCGGCAGCAGAGCTACTGTTACTGTGGTGGCCCTGGGGA GTGGAACCTGAAGATGCTGCAGTGCCGGAGCTGCCTGCAGTGGTTCCATGAGGCCTGCACCCAGTGTCTGAGCAAGCCCCTCCTTTAcggggacag GTTCTATGAGTTTGAGTGCTGTGTGTGTCGGGGGGGCCCTGAGAAGGTCCGGAGGCTACAGCTTCGCTG GGTGGATGTGGCACATCTTGTCTTGTACCATCTCAGTGTTTGCTGTAAGAAAAAATACTTTGATTTTGACCGTGAGATCCTCCCCTTCACCTCTGAGAATTGGGACAGTTTGCTCCTTGGAGAG CTCTCAGAAACCCCCAAGGGAGAACGGTCTTCCAAGCTCCTCTCCGCTCTCAACAGCCACAAGGACCG TTTCATTTCAGGGAGGGAGATTAAGAAGAGGAAATGCTTGTTTGGTCTCCATGCTCGGATCCCTCCCCCTGTGGAGCCCCCTCCTGGAGACGGAGCCCCCACCAG CTTCCCTTcagggcagggccctgggggaggggtcTCACGTCCCCTGGGGAAGCGCCGGAGGCCGGAGCCAGAGCCCctgaggaggaggcagaaggggaAAATGGAGGAGCTGGGGCCACCCTCAGCAGTGCGCAACCAGCCCGAGCCCCAGGAGCAGAGGGAGCGGGCTCGTCTGCAAAGGGCACTGCAG gcctcagtgtctccaccACCCTCCAGCCCTAACCAGAGTTACCAGGGCAGCAGCGGCTACAACTTCCGGCCCACAGATGCCCGCTGCCTGCCCAG cagtCCCATCCGGATGTTCGCTTCCTTCCACCCCTCTGCCAGCACCGCAGGGACCTCTGGGGATGGTGAACCCCCAGACAG GTCACCCCTGGAACTTCACATTGGTTTCCCCACAGACCTCCCTAAAAGTGCCCCCCACTCGATGACTGCCTCATCTTCCTCagtcccagccccctccccaggtgtTCCCAGACGCTCAGCACCCCCTTCTCCCCTGTGCCGTAGTTTGtctcctggggctgggggtggagtcCGAGGTGGGGTCGGCTACCTGTCCCGTGGGGATCCTGTCCGGGTCCTTGCTCGGAGAGTGCGGCCTGATGGCTCTGTGCAGTACCTGGTtgagtggggaggtgggggcatcTTCTGA
- the KIFC1 gene encoding kinesin-like protein KIFC1 isoform X2: MEPQRSPLLEVKGNVELKRPLAKAASRLPLSGRRLKRGPDQMEEALEPEKKRTRGLGTRVTTTHPRAAALSSAPQTQGQTAVPKAPRKPAPRCSTAVAPVLKTQKPGPVVPVQKPGTTAAPPMVGGKKPKRPAWDLKGQLCDLNAELKCYRERKQVLDQENQQLRDQLQEAQQQALALGAERKTLEEELTRVRAQAEQGQRELGNLSARVLELEERLGTQEGLVQELQKEQLRLQEERRGLAARLGEQERRLQTSEASLSDSQEEVASLRQEAAAREAVLAEREDRLHGLEMERRRLHNQLQELKGNIRVFCRVRPVLPGESTPSPGFLQFPSGPCGPSDPPTRLSLSRSDERRGTLSGAPAGPTRHEFSFDRVFPPGSGQDEVFEEISMLVQSALDGYPVCIFAYGQTGSGKTFTMEGGPGGDPQMEGLIPRALRHLFSVAQELSGQGWTYSFVASYVEIYNETVRDLLATGTRKGQGGECEIRRAGPGSEELTVTNARYVPVSCEREVEALLHLARQNRAVARTAQNERSSRSHSVFQLQISGEHASRGLQCAAPLSLVDLAGSERLDPGLALGPGERERLRETQAINSSLSTLGLVIMALSNKESHVPYRNSKLTYLLQNSLGGSAKMLMFVNISPLEENVSESLNSLRFASKVNQCVIGTAQANKK; the protein is encoded by the exons ATGGAGCCGCAG AGGTCCCCGTTGTTGGAAGTGAAGGGGAACGTAGAGCTGAAGAGACCCCTGGCCAAGGCTGCTTCCCGGCTGCCTCTCTCGGGACGCAGGCTGAAGAGGGGGCCTGACCAGATGGAGGAGGCCTTGGAGCCGGAGAAG AAAAGAACACGAGGCCTGGGCACCAGAGTGACCACGACCCACCCCAGAGCAGCAGCCCTCAGCTCCGCGCCACAGACACAAGGCCAGACCGCAG TGCCCAAAGCTCCCAGGAAGCCAGCACCCCGATGTTCCACGGCTGTTGCCCCAG TGCTAAAGACTCAGAAGCCAGGTCCTGTTGTTCCCGTCCAGAAGCCTGGAA CGACAGCCGCACCTCCCATGGTGGGAGGGAAGAAACCCAAACGTCCGGCCTGGGACTTAAAGGGGCAGTTATGTGACCTCAATGCAGAGCTGAAATGCTACCGTGAGAGGAAGCAGGTGCTGGACCAGGAGAACCAACAGCTGCGGGACCAGCTCCAGGAGGCCCAGCAACAGGCCTTGGCCCTGGGGGCAGAGCGTAAGACCCTGGAAGAGGAGTTGACCAGGGTGCGGGCCCAGGCTGAGCAGGGCCAGCGGGAGCTGGGGAACCTGAGTGCCCGTGTCCTGGAGCTGGAAGAGCGGCTGGGCACGCAGGAGGGCTTAGTGCAAGAGCTCCAGAAGGAACAGCTGAGATTGCAGGAGGAACGCAGGGGACTGGCTGCCCGGCTGGGAGAGCAGGAG CGGAGGCTGCAGACCTCAGAAGCTTCTCTGTCGGACAGCCAGGAAGAGGTGGCATCTCTGCGCCAGGAGGCTGCAGCCCGGGAGGCCGTACTGGCTGAGCGGGAAGACCGTCTCCACGGGCTCGAGATGGAGCGCAGGCGGTTACACAACCAGCTGCAGGAACTCAAAGGCAACATCCGTGTGTTCTGCCGCGTCCGCCCCGTCCTTCCAGGGGAGTCCACCCCATCCCCTGGCTTCCTCCAGTTTCCCTCTGGCCCCTGTGGACCCTCTGACCCTCCAACCCGCCTCAGCCTCTCGCGGTCTGACGAGCGGCGTGGGACCCTGAGTGGGGCGCCAGCTGGCCCTACCCGCCATGAGTTCTCCTTTGACCGGGTGTTCCCACCAGGGAGTGGACAGGATGAAGTGTTTGAGGAGATTTCCATGCTTGTCCAGTCGGCCCTGGATGGCTATCCAGTGTGCATCTTTGCTTATGGCCAGACAGGCAGTGGCAAGACCTTCACCATGGAGGGTGGGCCTGGGGGAGACCCCCAGATGGAGGGGCTGATCCCTCGTGCCCTGCGACACCTCTTTTCTGTGGCCCAGGAGCTAAGTGGCCAGGGCTGGACCTACAGCTTTGTGGCAAGTTACGTAGAGATCTACAACGAGACTGTCCGAGACCTGCTGGCCACTGGGACCCGGAAGGGCCAGGGGGGTGAGTGTGAGATTCGCCGGGCAGGGCCAGGCAGCGAGGAGCTCACTGTCACCAACGCGCGCTATGTTCCGGTCTCCTGTGAGAGGGAG GTGGAAGCCCTGCTCCATCTAGCCCGCCAGAACCGCGCTGTGGCCCGCACAGCCCAGAATGAGCGCTCGTCGCGTAGTCACAGCGTGTTCCAGCTGCAGATCTCTGGGGAGCACGCTAGCCGAGGCCTGCAGTGTGCGGCCCCCCTCAGCCTGGTGGACTTGGCTGGGAGTGAGCGGCTAGACCCCGGCTTAGCACTCGGCCCTGGGGAGCGGGAACGCCTTCGGGAAACACAGGCCATTAACAGCAGCCTGTCCACGCTGGGGCTGGTCATCATGGCCTTGAGCAACAAG GAGTCCCATGTGCCTTACCGGAACAGCAAGCTCACCTACCTGCTGCAGAACTCTCTGGGTGGCAGTGCCAAGAT gctcATGTTTGTGAACATTTCTCCCCTAGAAGAGAACGTCTCCGAGTCCCTCAACTCCCTACGCTTCGCCTCCAAG GTGAACCAGTGTGTTATTGGCACTGCCCAGGCCAACAAGAAATGA
- the KIFC1 gene encoding kinesin-like protein KIFC1 isoform X1 — translation MEPQQRSPLLEVKGNVELKRPLAKAASRLPLSGRRLKRGPDQMEEALEPEKKRTRGLGTRVTTTHPRAAALSSAPQTQGQTAVPKAPRKPAPRCSTAVAPVLKTQKPGPVVPVQKPGTTAAPPMVGGKKPKRPAWDLKGQLCDLNAELKCYRERKQVLDQENQQLRDQLQEAQQQALALGAERKTLEEELTRVRAQAEQGQRELGNLSARVLELEERLGTQEGLVQELQKEQLRLQEERRGLAARLGEQERRLQTSEASLSDSQEEVASLRQEAAAREAVLAEREDRLHGLEMERRRLHNQLQELKGNIRVFCRVRPVLPGESTPSPGFLQFPSGPCGPSDPPTRLSLSRSDERRGTLSGAPAGPTRHEFSFDRVFPPGSGQDEVFEEISMLVQSALDGYPVCIFAYGQTGSGKTFTMEGGPGGDPQMEGLIPRALRHLFSVAQELSGQGWTYSFVASYVEIYNETVRDLLATGTRKGQGGECEIRRAGPGSEELTVTNARYVPVSCEREVEALLHLARQNRAVARTAQNERSSRSHSVFQLQISGEHASRGLQCAAPLSLVDLAGSERLDPGLALGPGERERLRETQAINSSLSTLGLVIMALSNKESHVPYRNSKLTYLLQNSLGGSAKMLMFVNISPLEENVSESLNSLRFASKVNQCVIGTAQANKK, via the exons ATGGAGCCGCAG CAGAGGTCCCCGTTGTTGGAAGTGAAGGGGAACGTAGAGCTGAAGAGACCCCTGGCCAAGGCTGCTTCCCGGCTGCCTCTCTCGGGACGCAGGCTGAAGAGGGGGCCTGACCAGATGGAGGAGGCCTTGGAGCCGGAGAAG AAAAGAACACGAGGCCTGGGCACCAGAGTGACCACGACCCACCCCAGAGCAGCAGCCCTCAGCTCCGCGCCACAGACACAAGGCCAGACCGCAG TGCCCAAAGCTCCCAGGAAGCCAGCACCCCGATGTTCCACGGCTGTTGCCCCAG TGCTAAAGACTCAGAAGCCAGGTCCTGTTGTTCCCGTCCAGAAGCCTGGAA CGACAGCCGCACCTCCCATGGTGGGAGGGAAGAAACCCAAACGTCCGGCCTGGGACTTAAAGGGGCAGTTATGTGACCTCAATGCAGAGCTGAAATGCTACCGTGAGAGGAAGCAGGTGCTGGACCAGGAGAACCAACAGCTGCGGGACCAGCTCCAGGAGGCCCAGCAACAGGCCTTGGCCCTGGGGGCAGAGCGTAAGACCCTGGAAGAGGAGTTGACCAGGGTGCGGGCCCAGGCTGAGCAGGGCCAGCGGGAGCTGGGGAACCTGAGTGCCCGTGTCCTGGAGCTGGAAGAGCGGCTGGGCACGCAGGAGGGCTTAGTGCAAGAGCTCCAGAAGGAACAGCTGAGATTGCAGGAGGAACGCAGGGGACTGGCTGCCCGGCTGGGAGAGCAGGAG CGGAGGCTGCAGACCTCAGAAGCTTCTCTGTCGGACAGCCAGGAAGAGGTGGCATCTCTGCGCCAGGAGGCTGCAGCCCGGGAGGCCGTACTGGCTGAGCGGGAAGACCGTCTCCACGGGCTCGAGATGGAGCGCAGGCGGTTACACAACCAGCTGCAGGAACTCAAAGGCAACATCCGTGTGTTCTGCCGCGTCCGCCCCGTCCTTCCAGGGGAGTCCACCCCATCCCCTGGCTTCCTCCAGTTTCCCTCTGGCCCCTGTGGACCCTCTGACCCTCCAACCCGCCTCAGCCTCTCGCGGTCTGACGAGCGGCGTGGGACCCTGAGTGGGGCGCCAGCTGGCCCTACCCGCCATGAGTTCTCCTTTGACCGGGTGTTCCCACCAGGGAGTGGACAGGATGAAGTGTTTGAGGAGATTTCCATGCTTGTCCAGTCGGCCCTGGATGGCTATCCAGTGTGCATCTTTGCTTATGGCCAGACAGGCAGTGGCAAGACCTTCACCATGGAGGGTGGGCCTGGGGGAGACCCCCAGATGGAGGGGCTGATCCCTCGTGCCCTGCGACACCTCTTTTCTGTGGCCCAGGAGCTAAGTGGCCAGGGCTGGACCTACAGCTTTGTGGCAAGTTACGTAGAGATCTACAACGAGACTGTCCGAGACCTGCTGGCCACTGGGACCCGGAAGGGCCAGGGGGGTGAGTGTGAGATTCGCCGGGCAGGGCCAGGCAGCGAGGAGCTCACTGTCACCAACGCGCGCTATGTTCCGGTCTCCTGTGAGAGGGAG GTGGAAGCCCTGCTCCATCTAGCCCGCCAGAACCGCGCTGTGGCCCGCACAGCCCAGAATGAGCGCTCGTCGCGTAGTCACAGCGTGTTCCAGCTGCAGATCTCTGGGGAGCACGCTAGCCGAGGCCTGCAGTGTGCGGCCCCCCTCAGCCTGGTGGACTTGGCTGGGAGTGAGCGGCTAGACCCCGGCTTAGCACTCGGCCCTGGGGAGCGGGAACGCCTTCGGGAAACACAGGCCATTAACAGCAGCCTGTCCACGCTGGGGCTGGTCATCATGGCCTTGAGCAACAAG GAGTCCCATGTGCCTTACCGGAACAGCAAGCTCACCTACCTGCTGCAGAACTCTCTGGGTGGCAGTGCCAAGAT gctcATGTTTGTGAACATTTCTCCCCTAGAAGAGAACGTCTCCGAGTCCCTCAACTCCCTACGCTTCGCCTCCAAG GTGAACCAGTGTGTTATTGGCACTGCCCAGGCCAACAAGAAATGA